From Poecile atricapillus isolate bPoeAtr1 chromosome 13, bPoeAtr1.hap1, whole genome shotgun sequence, one genomic window encodes:
- the LOC131584216 gene encoding protocadherin gamma-B5-like has protein sequence MAVRRRQRRGPGGGRALLAAVLLCVWWRAAGERLRYAIPEELGRGSLVGPLARDLGLSADELPARKLRLSEEKQYFTVNEENGNLYVNERLDREEMCGESASCSVSFEALVHNPLNIFHIEVSIEDVNDNSPAFRKEALDLEIGELIPPGARFPLETARDADVGSNSLLTYHLTSNPSFILALNENPGGSKQPELVLERALDREKQSSLELVLMAVDGGDPPRSGTVQVRINVTDANDNPPVFSKRVYETRVAENLPVGSLVLQVVATDADAGSNGRVSYSFGNVPEDVHLLFTVDSNTGEVRTAGLLDFEDKSKYVFSLEGRDGGGLSSHCEVHIEITDENDNAPEINILSLSSPVPEDAPVGTVVALLKVVDRDSGENGQVSCELSGEAALSMVASSGGSYKVVTASALDREQAWEQRVTVVARDRGRPSLWSSRELVLEVSDVNDNAPVFEEAAYSAYVAENNAAGALVLRVQARDADAGANGRVSYWLAGGSAGAAGAAPLVSVEARSGALYAQRSFDYEQCREFAVAVRAQDGGAPARSSTATVRVFVLDRNDNAPRVLWPAAGAAAGEAAGGATSPFEVVPRSAEAGYLVAKVVAVDADAGRNAWLSYELVQASEPALFRVGLHSGEVRTARAVSERDAAKQRVVAVVKDHGQPALSATATLHVVLAESLQEALPELSERPASAEAAAAAAAELQFYLVLALALLSALLVLSVALAVVARLRRAGPPAVLRCLGAQRFSLAGAAFPADFCEGTLPYSYNLCVPPPARAVPEAAWPPPPPPVPAVPVLSAEELLGRDSCEKPSPSSNVVVGEPPADAGALQVCKS, from the coding sequence ATGGCGGTGAGGCGGCGGCAGAggcgcgggccgggcggcgggcGAGCGCTGCTGGCCGCGGTGCTGCTGTGCGTGTGGTGGCGGGCGGCGGGCGAGCGGCTCCGCTACGCCATCCCcgaggagctgggcagaggcTCGCTCGTGGGGCCGCTGGCGCGGGACCTGGGGCTGAGCGCGGACGAGCTGCCGGCGCGCAAGCTGCGGCTGAGCGAGGAGAAGCAATACTTCACGGTGAATGAGGAGAACGGCAACCTGTACGTGAACGAGAGGCTGGACCGGGAGGAGATGTGCGGCGAGTCGGCGTCCTGTTCTGTCAGTTTCGAGGCGCTGGTGCACAACCCTCTGAACATTTTCCACATCGAGGTGTCCATCGAAGACGTGAATGACAACTCCCCGGCCTTCAGGAAGGAAGCTCTAGACCTCGAGATTGGTGAATTAATCCCTCCTGGTGCTCGTTTTCCTCTTGAGACTGCACGAGACGCAGACGTAGGAAGCAACTCGTTACTGACTTACCATCTAACCAGCAACCCGTCATTCATATTGGCTTTAAATGAGAACCCCGGTGGAAGTAAGCAGCCAGAATTGGTACTGGAGAGAGCATTGGACCGGGAGAAGCAGAGTTCCTTAGAGCTAGTGCTGATGGCAGTGGATGGCGGAGACCCCCCGAGGTCTGGAACTGTCCAGGTTCGCATCAATGTGACAGACGCCAACGACAACCCGCCCGTGTTCAGCAAAAGAGTCTACGAGACGAGAGTGGCAGAGAATCTGCCTGTGGGGTCGCTGGTGCTGCAGGTGGTGGCCACGGATGCGGATGCTGGCTCCAACGGGCGTGTGTCCTATTCTTTCGGAAACGTCCCTGAAGACGTCCATTTGTTGTTCACTGTCGACAGCAACACCGGGGAGGTCAGGACGGCGGGTCTCCTCGACTTTGAGGACAAGAGTAAATACGtcttcagcctggaggggagagaCGGGGGCGGGCTCAGCTCTCACTGCGAAGTGCACATCGAAATTACGGACGAGAATGACAACGCGCCCGAGATCAATATTCTATCCCTGTCCAGTCCTGTGCCCGAGGACGCACCGGTCGGAACCGTGGTGGCTTTGCTAAAAGTAGTGGACAGAGACTCCGGTGAGAACGGTCAGGTGTCGTGCGAGCTGTCGGGGGAGGCGGCGCTGTCGATGGTGGCGTCGTCGGGCGGCTCGTACAAGGTGGTGACGGCGAGCGCGCTGGACCGCGAGCAGGCGTGGGAGCAGCGCGTGACGGTGGTGGCCCGGGACCGGGGCAGGCCGtcgctgtggagcagcagggagctggtgctggaggtgTCGGACGTGAACGACAACGCGCCGGTGTTCGAGGAGGCGGCGTACAGCGCGTACGTGGCGGAGAACAACGCGGCGGGCGCGCTGGTGCTGCGCGTGCAGGCGCGGGACGCGGACGCGGGCGCCAACGGGCGCGTGAGCTACTGGCTGGCGGGCGGCAGCgcgggcgcggcgggcgcggcgccgCTGGTGTCGGTGGAGGCGCGGAGCGGCGCGCTGTACGCGCAGCGCTCCTTCGACTACGAGCAGTGCCGCGAGTTCGCGGTGGCCGTGCGGGCGCAGGACGGCGGCGCGCCGGCGCGCAGCTCCACGGCCACGGTGCGCGTCTTCGTGCTGGACCGCAACGACAACGCGCCGCGGGTACTCTGGCCGGCGGcaggggcggcggcgggagaGGCAGCTGGAGGGGCGACATCTCCGTTCGAGGTGGTTCCGCGCTCGGCCGAGGCCGGCTACCTGGTGGCCAAGGTGGTGGCGGTGGACGCGGACGCGGGGCGCAACGCGTGGCTGTCGTACGAGCTGGTGCAGGCGTCGGAGCCGGCGCTGTTCCGCGTGGGGCTGCACAGCGGCGAGGTGCGCACGGCGCGCGCCGTGTCCGAGCGGGACGCGGCCAAGCAGCGTGTGGTGGCCGTGGTGAAGGACCACGGGCAGCCGGCGCTGTCGGCCACGGCCACGCTGCACGTGGTGCTGGCCGAGAGCTTGCAGGAGGCGCTGCCGGAGCTGAGCGAGCGGCCGGCGAGCgccgaggcggcggcggcggcggcggccgagcTGCAGTTCTACCtggtgctggcgctggcgctgctgtCGGCGCTCTTGGTGCTGAGCGTGGCGCTGGCCGTGGTGGCGCGGCTgcggcgggccgggccgcccGCCGTGCTGCGCTGCCTGGGTGCGCAGCGCTTCTCGCTGGCCGGCGCCGCCTTCCCGGCCGACTTCTGCGAGGGCACCTTGCCCTACTCCTACAACCTGTGCGTGCCGCCGCCGGCCCGCGCCGTGCCCGAGGCCGCttggccgccgccgccgccaccggtGCCGGCGGTGCCCGTCCTGTCGGCGGAGGAGCTTCTGGGCCGCGATTCCTGCGAGAAGCCGAGCCCGAGCAGTAACGTCGTCGTGGGAGAGCCGCCCGCCGATGCTGGTGCACTGCAGGTCTGTAAATCGTGA